Proteins encoded by one window of Teretinema zuelzerae:
- a CDS encoding leucine-rich repeat domain-containing protein, with product MFQRQSLICYFILHVFLMVSPVFASDTVDIIIVTTSGEKKIQRVPADVTMWGFAQSDQSGYKILSIENLDELPNLERLELINIDGISDYSFLSKAKKLNRLHITGCLVQDLKFIEDLVLLQYLFLGIYPQNGFLQSIQNTSIDLSKLINIEFIGFSCQGHSGVPMFVNVKNKPFLDISNNQISTVSMVDVKLLSQYSLLNIRYNPIVDNPLELKKLHTINCICNNSDPIPENILRYYRGE from the coding sequence ATGTTTCAACGTCAATCACTGATTTGTTATTTTATTTTACACGTTTTCCTTATGGTTTCTCCCGTTTTTGCCTCTGACACTGTAGATATTATTATAGTAACAACTTCCGGAGAGAAAAAAATTCAGAGAGTTCCGGCAGATGTAACCATGTGGGGATTTGCCCAGAGTGACCAAAGCGGATATAAAATCCTGAGTATTGAGAATCTTGACGAACTGCCGAATTTAGAGCGATTGGAATTGATTAATATTGATGGAATAAGCGATTATTCTTTTTTGTCAAAAGCAAAAAAGCTAAATCGATTACACATTACTGGATGTCTTGTTCAAGATTTGAAGTTTATTGAAGATCTTGTTTTACTTCAATATTTGTTTTTAGGCATTTATCCCCAAAATGGTTTTTTACAGTCTATACAGAATACTTCAATCGATTTAAGTAAACTGATTAACATTGAGTTTATCGGGTTTTCATGTCAAGGGCATTCCGGTGTACCCATGTTCGTAAATGTTAAAAATAAGCCCTTTCTCGATATTAGTAATAATCAAATTAGTACAGTAAGCATGGTCGATGTCAAATTACTATCGCAATATTCATTACTCAACATTCGGTATAATCCAATAGTCGACAATCCGCTAGAATTAAAAAAGTTACATACGATAAATTGCATATGTAATAATTCGGATCCGATTCCAGAAAATATTTTAAGATACTATCGTGGGGAGTAA
- a CDS encoding alanyl-tRNA editing protein has translation METNDMDKTPELNRHNKDEYPPMHTTEHILNQTMIRMFGCGRARSAHIERKKSKCDYSLSGKPSDEEVAEIARRVNEAIDANLPVSIDYLRREEAASIADLSKLPKDASETVRIVRVGDYDSCACIGAHVASTGEIAETDGHFSIVSHDWTEGTWRVRFKLAK, from the coding sequence ATGGAAACGAACGATATGGACAAAACGCCCGAGCTCAATCGGCACAATAAGGATGAATACCCGCCGATGCACACCACAGAGCATATTTTGAATCAAACGATGATCCGTATGTTCGGTTGCGGCCGCGCCCGGAGCGCGCACATCGAGCGGAAGAAAAGCAAATGCGACTACTCGCTATCCGGAAAACCCTCCGACGAGGAAGTCGCAGAGATTGCGCGCCGCGTCAACGAGGCGATCGACGCGAACCTGCCGGTCTCAATCGACTACCTGAGGCGCGAGGAGGCCGCATCGATCGCGGATCTCTCTAAGCTCCCGAAAGACGCGTCTGAAACCGTCAGGATTGTGCGCGTCGGAGATTACGACTCCTGCGCGTGCATCGGAGCGCATGTAGCGAGCACGGGCGAGATCGCCGAGACGGACGGACATTTTTCGATCGTCAGCCACGATTGGACAGAAGGAACCTGGCGCGTGCGGTTCAAGCTCGCGAAATAG
- a CDS encoding alanine racemase, whose amino-acid sequence MSYMTMDLSKLQENYRTLSTEFERRGVSWAIVTKILCGNREYLKAVLSLGASQVCDSRVLNLKAIKKIDPSVETVFIKPPAKKTVPNVIRCADISLNTQVSTIKLLSDEAVQQGKNHRVIIMVELGERREGVPLGALPAFFNAVRALPNIEIIGIGTNLSCLFGVLPNREKLLRLVSARDRLAEEFGVRIPFVSGGTSVTIPLMLSGALPAGINHFRVGDSLFLGSDVYNNSHLPGMHTDVFLLYAQIIEVNLKSPVPDGDMAKNLEGKEFQFDDSLRHEPTCRAIVDAGILELEAAHATPVLNGISIAGVTSDMCVLDLGNNPGDLKVGDYIAFSLDYMGVLRALSSKYVEKRIVNAEQ is encoded by the coding sequence ATGTCCTACATGACGATGGACCTCTCCAAACTGCAGGAAAACTACCGAACCCTTTCAACGGAATTCGAACGCAGGGGCGTTTCCTGGGCGATCGTCACAAAAATTTTGTGCGGCAACAGGGAGTATCTGAAGGCGGTGCTTTCTCTCGGCGCATCGCAGGTGTGCGACTCCCGCGTCCTCAATTTGAAAGCGATCAAAAAAATCGATCCGTCCGTAGAAACCGTATTCATTAAGCCTCCGGCCAAGAAAACGGTTCCCAATGTAATTCGATGCGCGGACATCAGCTTGAATACGCAGGTTTCTACAATAAAACTGCTTTCGGATGAAGCGGTGCAGCAGGGAAAAAACCACAGAGTCATTATTATGGTAGAGCTGGGAGAACGGCGCGAAGGAGTTCCGCTCGGCGCGTTGCCGGCTTTTTTTAACGCGGTCAGAGCGCTGCCGAATATCGAGATCATAGGAATCGGGACCAACCTTTCCTGCCTCTTCGGGGTATTGCCGAACAGGGAAAAGCTGTTGCGTCTCGTTTCCGCACGCGACCGCCTCGCCGAAGAATTCGGAGTCCGTATTCCCTTTGTATCCGGAGGCACCTCGGTAACTATTCCGCTGATGCTTTCCGGTGCTCTTCCTGCGGGAATAAACCACTTTCGGGTGGGCGATTCTCTGTTTCTTGGCTCCGACGTGTACAATAATTCTCATCTTCCCGGGATGCATACCGACGTATTTCTTTTGTATGCGCAGATTATCGAGGTAAACTTAAAATCTCCGGTTCCGGACGGGGATATGGCGAAAAATCTGGAAGGAAAGGAATTTCAGTTCGACGATTCGCTTCGCCATGAGCCGACCTGCCGCGCTATAGTCGACGCCGGAATTCTCGAACTAGAGGCGGCTCATGCGACGCCGGTTCTCAATGGAATTTCAATTGCCGGCGTTACCTCGGATATGTGCGTTCTTGATCTTGGGAACAACCCCGGCGATTTGAAAGTAGGCGACTACATCGCCTTCTCTCTGGATTACATGGGAGTGCTTCGAGCGCTCAGCTCAAAGTACGTGGAAAAAAGGATAGTCAATGCGGAGCAATGA
- a CDS encoding GNAT family N-acetyltransferase, with product MQFVVYDPFHTPTEAKINALVDFLVESLGEYGDPAHQIRKCVGFALREYESFGGFVIEMRDDSGVLGVSVVNQTGMSEYVPENLLVYIAVRQNSRGLGLGSALLQETVNRAKGNLALHVEPDNPARRLYERNGFSSKYIEMRLYKEG from the coding sequence ATGCAATTCGTCGTATATGATCCGTTTCACACGCCTACGGAAGCGAAAATAAACGCTTTGGTGGATTTTCTCGTCGAATCGCTCGGGGAATACGGCGACCCGGCGCATCAGATACGCAAGTGCGTCGGTTTCGCGCTCAGGGAGTACGAATCCTTCGGCGGGTTCGTAATCGAAATGCGCGACGACTCGGGTGTTCTCGGCGTTTCCGTGGTGAACCAGACCGGAATGTCGGAATATGTGCCCGAGAATCTTCTCGTCTACATCGCGGTACGTCAGAATTCCCGCGGACTCGGGCTCGGATCGGCTCTCCTGCAGGAAACGGTAAACCGGGCGAAGGGAAATCTCGCTCTCCATGTCGAACCGGATAATCCCGCCCGCCGTTTATATGAACGAAACGGTTTTTCCTCGAAATATATTGAAATGCGTTTGTACAAAGAGGGCTGA
- a CDS encoding VOC family protein, with product MTLGATLYVSNSAEAAAFYCDAFGMKIGYSVKNDDGSYLHAELEKNGTGGFAVSESGDADAREAMFSAKTPTMSLGVNLDNDEELRHAFAVLSESGHVIRPLGSLPWSPSSADLVDKYGVCWYIYVSQHKPDEPR from the coding sequence ATGACGCTTGGAGCAACATTATATGTCTCGAACAGCGCGGAAGCGGCGGCTTTTTACTGCGACGCGTTCGGAATGAAAATAGGCTATTCGGTGAAAAACGACGACGGATCGTATTTGCACGCCGAACTCGAAAAAAACGGAACGGGAGGATTCGCCGTAAGCGAATCGGGAGACGCAGACGCGAGGGAGGCGATGTTTTCAGCGAAAACCCCGACAATGAGCCTTGGCGTCAATCTGGACAACGACGAGGAGCTGCGGCATGCCTTCGCGGTTCTCTCGGAAAGCGGACATGTCATACGGCCGCTCGGCTCGCTGCCGTGGTCGCCGAGCTCGGCCGATCTCGTCGACAAATACGGAGTGTGCTGGTACATCTACGTATCCCAGCACAAACCCGACGAACCGCGATAA
- a CDS encoding GNAT family N-acetyltransferase: protein MSTRGAARGRIIETERLYLRELKFEDAERLALVLSDPAAMRFYPAPFSRDKVEQWIGWNIDNYARYGFGLWAVALQTNDVLIGDCGITMQEIEGELVPEIGYHIIGEYCGKGYASEAAKACISFAFEKRGFDRVVSYMKEDNGPSRRVAE from the coding sequence ATGAGTACGAGAGGAGCCGCAAGAGGGCGGATTATTGAAACGGAACGGCTGTATTTACGCGAATTGAAATTTGAGGATGCCGAACGGTTGGCCCTCGTCCTTTCCGATCCTGCCGCGATGAGATTCTATCCGGCTCCTTTTTCGCGCGACAAAGTCGAACAGTGGATAGGATGGAATATCGATAATTACGCGAGATACGGCTTCGGCTTGTGGGCGGTCGCGCTGCAAACGAATGATGTACTGATCGGAGACTGCGGAATTACGATGCAGGAAATAGAGGGCGAACTGGTTCCGGAAATCGGGTATCACATCATCGGGGAATACTGCGGAAAAGGCTATGCGTCGGAAGCGGCGAAGGCGTGCATTTCCTTCGCATTCGAGAAAAGAGGATTCGACCGGGTGGTGTCCTACATGAAGGAGGACAACGGTCCTTCCCGGCGCGTCGCGGAATAA
- a CDS encoding pirin family protein has protein sequence MGERRAVKKIAKAKAVVEGAGVRLRRAFGFQDPYEFDPFLLLDDFRSDATADFIKGFPWHPHRGIETITYVTRGRVAHEDSIGNSGTIGAGDVQWMTAGGGIYHQEMPEGDADGAMYGFQLWANLPAASKMMSPRYREILASDIPVVRRGSGTEIKVIAGTVSGVSGPVKDVVIEPEYLDVSAGPGAEFVHPTKKGSTVFAYVYEGSGSVEGEGDRIAVANRDLVLFGDGDEAALRAGESGMKFLLISGMPIREQIAWYGPIVMNTEEELQTAYEELQRGDFIKTKQ, from the coding sequence ATGGGCGAAAGAAGGGCAGTAAAAAAAATCGCGAAGGCGAAGGCTGTCGTCGAGGGAGCCGGGGTGAGGCTCAGAAGGGCGTTCGGATTTCAGGATCCGTACGAGTTCGATCCGTTTCTCCTTTTGGACGATTTCCGTTCGGATGCGACGGCGGATTTTATCAAGGGGTTTCCCTGGCATCCGCATCGGGGGATCGAGACGATCACCTACGTAACGAGAGGTAGGGTCGCGCACGAGGACAGCATCGGAAATTCCGGCACGATAGGCGCCGGAGACGTGCAGTGGATGACGGCCGGGGGAGGCATTTATCATCAGGAGATGCCCGAGGGCGACGCCGACGGGGCGATGTACGGGTTCCAGCTGTGGGCGAATCTGCCGGCTGCCTCGAAGATGATGAGCCCGCGGTATAGGGAAATTCTCGCTTCCGATATTCCGGTCGTACGGAGAGGAAGCGGGACGGAGATCAAGGTGATAGCGGGGACGGTGAGCGGAGTTTCGGGGCCGGTGAAGGATGTCGTGATCGAACCGGAGTATCTGGATGTTTCGGCAGGGCCCGGCGCCGAGTTCGTTCATCCGACGAAGAAAGGAAGCACGGTGTTCGCCTATGTGTACGAGGGAAGCGGCAGCGTCGAGGGAGAAGGAGACCGGATCGCGGTTGCGAACAGGGACCTGGTTCTTTTCGGCGACGGAGACGAGGCAGCGCTGCGGGCCGGCGAAAGCGGAATGAAATTCCTGTTGATTTCCGGCATGCCGATTCGCGAGCAAATCGCCTGGTACGGGCCGATCGTGATGAACACCGAGGAGGAGCTTCAGACCGCGTACGAGGAACTCCAGCGGGGAGATTTCATCAAGACGAAACAATAA
- a CDS encoding RrF2 family transcriptional regulator — protein MKISTRGRYGVRLLIDLAEHADESHVPLAQIGERQSISPRYLEQVAVLLRRTGYIRSVKGASGGYALDRSPSEIVIGEVLRVLEGDILIVDPLRPGETESPLQRCIRASVYDRLNARIADVLDNITLASIIGTVDPDESYMYFI, from the coding sequence ATGAAGATATCCACCCGCGGCCGCTACGGCGTGCGTTTACTGATAGATTTGGCCGAACACGCGGATGAAAGCCATGTTCCCCTCGCTCAGATAGGGGAGCGGCAGTCCATCTCTCCGCGCTACCTCGAGCAGGTAGCCGTGCTTCTCCGCAGAACCGGCTACATCAGATCCGTGAAGGGCGCGTCCGGAGGATACGCTCTTGATCGAAGTCCGTCGGAAATCGTCATCGGAGAAGTTCTCCGGGTTCTGGAAGGCGACATCCTCATCGTCGACCCCCTGCGCCCGGGCGAAACTGAATCTCCGCTTCAACGCTGCATCCGCGCCTCGGTATACGACCGTCTGAACGCACGCATCGCAGACGTGCTCGACAACATAACCTTGGCTTCGATAATCGGTACCGTAGACCCGGACGAATCCTATATGTATTTTATTTGA
- a CDS encoding RrF2 family transcriptional regulator, giving the protein MRISTRGRYSLEALLFLALLPEGRSASTREISAQTGISDGYLEQLFIPLKKAGIIRGIRGPTGGYLPGRDPELITVGDILRSVEGSLAPVACIASGSCPSESECLSRHTWDRLYREISSCIDGITLADLAAAHQNQEKPEFAL; this is encoded by the coding sequence ATGCGGATTTCCACACGGGGGAGATATTCCCTCGAGGCACTATTATTTCTCGCGCTTCTTCCGGAGGGGAGATCCGCCAGTACCCGCGAAATTTCCGCTCAGACGGGAATTTCTGACGGCTATCTTGAGCAGTTGTTTATTCCGCTGAAAAAAGCGGGCATTATACGCGGGATTCGGGGGCCGACCGGCGGATATCTGCCGGGAAGGGACCCGGAACTCATCACCGTCGGAGATATTCTTCGATCCGTCGAGGGAAGTTTGGCGCCGGTCGCGTGCATAGCTTCGGGCTCCTGTCCCTCGGAGTCGGAGTGTCTGAGCCGCCATACCTGGGATCGCCTGTATCGGGAAATCAGCTCCTGTATAGACGGAATAACACTGGCCGATCTCGCGGCCGCGCATCAGAATCAGGAAAAACCGGAGTTCGCGCTATGA
- a CDS encoding trans-sulfuration enzyme family protein codes for MSEHDSHTVHRETDIVHGSIPYDAATGAVSVPIYQSATFRHPALHETTGFDYSRGLNPTRSALESAVALLERGRYGLAFSSGMGAISALIKLFSPGDHLIVSADLYGGTWRLFNDYYAKYGLRFSWVDTSDPGSVRSALTPETRCVFIETPSNPMMKVTDIRRMSDLIHSHRPDAYLAVDNTFLTPYFQNPLSLGADFAVHSGTKYLGGHNDALSGFLVHSDGSLEDSLRNIQMSEGASLSPFDAWLVLRGMKTLAVRMDRQSENALKIARWLRGHPKVDSVFYPGFEDHPQHGLSLSQSRGFGGMVSFYLKDPHDAEKMLKSVKLILFAESLGGVETLITYPVEQTHKAIPSELRERSGVNERLMRLSVGIEHADDLIADLDQALF; via the coding sequence ATGTCAGAACATGATTCGCATACTGTACATCGGGAAACAGATATTGTCCACGGTTCCATCCCCTATGACGCGGCGACAGGGGCAGTGAGCGTTCCAATCTATCAATCGGCGACCTTCAGGCATCCGGCCTTGCATGAAACGACCGGCTTCGATTATTCCCGCGGCCTGAATCCCACCCGCTCAGCGCTCGAAAGCGCGGTAGCCCTGTTGGAGCGCGGCCGGTACGGATTGGCTTTCTCTTCAGGAATGGGCGCCATCTCCGCCCTGATTAAGCTTTTTTCCCCCGGAGACCATCTTATCGTATCCGCCGATCTCTACGGCGGAACGTGGAGGTTGTTCAACGATTACTACGCTAAATACGGATTGCGTTTCAGCTGGGTAGATACAAGCGATCCCGGCTCGGTTCGCTCGGCTCTTACCCCCGAAACCCGCTGCGTGTTCATCGAAACTCCGTCGAATCCGATGATGAAGGTTACCGATATTCGTCGTATGTCGGATTTGATCCATTCTCATCGGCCGGACGCGTATCTGGCCGTGGACAACACCTTCCTGACGCCGTATTTCCAGAACCCTCTCTCTCTTGGAGCGGATTTCGCCGTCCATAGCGGAACCAAGTATCTCGGAGGTCACAACGACGCCCTGTCCGGCTTTCTCGTACATTCCGACGGCTCCCTGGAGGACAGTCTGCGGAACATCCAGATGAGCGAAGGCGCTTCTCTTTCTCCGTTCGACGCCTGGCTCGTCCTGCGGGGGATGAAAACTCTCGCCGTACGGATGGACAGGCAGAGCGAAAACGCCTTGAAAATCGCCCGATGGCTGCGCGGCCATCCGAAGGTAGACTCCGTCTTTTATCCCGGGTTCGAGGACCATCCTCAGCATGGGCTTTCTCTTTCCCAATCGCGCGGATTCGGCGGAATGGTTTCCTTCTATTTGAAAGACCCGCACGACGCGGAAAAAATGCTGAAGTCGGTGAAGCTCATTCTGTTCGCGGAAAGCCTTGGAGGGGTCGAAACTCTTATTACCTATCCGGTTGAACAGACACATAAAGCCATTCCCTCCGAACTTCGCGAACGTTCCGGCGTAAATGAGCGGCTGATGCGGCTTTCCGTCGGAATTGAACATGCGGACGACCTGATCGCGGATCTTGATCAAGCCCTTTTCTAA
- a CDS encoding MalY/PatB family protein: MQGEYSFDETVDRRNTGAIKWDDSFNGGGKPDVIPLWVADMDFPAPPSVAEALRKRLNHPVFGYTNPPADYQAVVAGWYARRYKAEVSAEEVLIAPGMIPSLGIAVRSLTEAGAGILVTAPVYYPFFDIIRDNGRIAVNTALSTDGEGRFRLDFAAMDEAIRTAAREGVRTQAFMLCSPHNPGGRIWREDELREVLEFCGERGLALISDEIHGDIAVSDVPFVSLAGMESDDCKKIAVLGAPNKTFNIAGLHISHFVVRDHETRAAIKKGIAAAGFSQPNVFSITAAHEAYRTAGPWLDALNAYLKENIGFLLNFFAEKIPEAKAVPPEGGYLVWIDARKLIAELGFADDLSFSLALAEEGRVRVNPGSKFGPEGRGCLRINTACPRGQLEEGLSRFYGWISSRRENVQR; encoded by the coding sequence ATGCAGGGCGAGTATTCTTTCGATGAAACGGTCGACCGGCGGAACACCGGAGCGATTAAATGGGACGATTCATTCAACGGCGGAGGGAAACCTGACGTCATACCGCTGTGGGTGGCCGACATGGATTTCCCGGCTCCTCCTTCCGTAGCGGAAGCTCTGCGCAAACGCTTGAATCATCCGGTATTCGGCTACACGAATCCGCCGGCGGATTATCAGGCTGTCGTCGCCGGATGGTATGCGCGAAGATACAAGGCAGAGGTATCCGCGGAAGAAGTTTTGATAGCTCCGGGCATGATTCCGAGCCTGGGAATAGCGGTGAGGTCGCTCACCGAAGCGGGCGCGGGCATTCTCGTGACGGCTCCGGTGTATTATCCCTTTTTCGACATCATCCGCGACAACGGCCGGATCGCGGTCAACACGGCTCTCTCAACGGACGGCGAAGGCCGCTTCCGATTAGATTTCGCCGCGATGGACGAGGCGATTCGAACCGCGGCCCGTGAAGGCGTGAGAACGCAGGCGTTCATGCTCTGTTCGCCCCACAATCCCGGAGGAAGAATTTGGAGGGAGGACGAGCTGAGGGAAGTTCTCGAGTTCTGCGGCGAGCGCGGCCTTGCGCTTATTTCGGATGAAATCCACGGCGACATCGCGGTATCCGACGTTCCCTTCGTTTCCCTCGCAGGGATGGAAAGCGACGACTGCAAAAAAATCGCGGTTCTGGGAGCGCCGAATAAAACATTCAATATCGCGGGTCTTCATATATCCCATTTCGTCGTTCGGGATCATGAAACGCGCGCGGCGATTAAGAAAGGAATCGCGGCCGCGGGATTCAGCCAGCCGAACGTCTTTTCGATAACGGCGGCGCACGAAGCCTACCGGACTGCCGGGCCGTGGCTTGACGCCCTGAACGCGTATCTGAAAGAGAACATCGGATTCCTCTTGAATTTTTTCGCGGAGAAAATCCCGGAAGCAAAAGCGGTTCCGCCCGAAGGCGGATATCTCGTCTGGATCGACGCGCGAAAACTTATAGCCGAACTCGGTTTCGCGGACGATCTTTCCTTCTCTCTCGCGCTCGCGGAAGAAGGCCGCGTGCGGGTGAATCCGGGAAGCAAATTCGGCCCGGAAGGAAGAGGCTGTCTCAGGATCAACACGGCCTGTCCGCGCGGACAGCTCGAAGAAGGGCTGTCCCGATTCTACGGCTGGATCTCGTCTCGCAGAGAAAACGTCCAGCGTTGA